A window of Methylocaldum szegediense genomic DNA:
CCTCCGAAAAGGCGCCGGGTATAAGCAGAGGGGTAAAGAATGGCTAGATATCTAGGGCCAAAGTGTAAGCTTAGTCGAAGAGAAGGGACCGATCTGTTTCTTAAGGCGCGGGGCAAATCGCTGGAGGGAAAGTGCAAGTTGGACCAGCAGCCGGGGCAGCACGGCCAGAAGCGTGCTCGCATGTCCGATTACGCCATTCAGCTCCGGGAAAAGCAGAAACTACGTAGGATCTACGGTGTCCTGGAGCGTCAATTCCGAAATTACTATAAGACGGCTTCGCGCAGGAAAGGTTCGACAGGCGAGAATTTATTATCTCTGCTCGAATGCCGTTTAGACAATGTCGTCTACCGCATGGGGTTTGCTTCGACCAGAGCCGAGGCGCGACAGCTGGTCAGCCATAAGGCAATTATGGTCAACGACAGAGTATTGAATGTGCCGTCTTATCAAGTCATGCCGGGAGATGTGATCAGCGTTCGGGAGAAGGCGAAAAATCAGATGAGGATTAAGGATGCGCTGCAGGTCCTGGAACAGTACGGATTTCCTAGCTGGGTTGACGTTGATCCGAAGCAAATGCGAGGCGTATTTAAGTCGGTACCGGAGCGTAGCGATTTGGGTTCTGAAATAAACGAACAGCTGGTTGTCGAGTTGTACTCCAAATAATTGTTGGCCCGATTCGATGCAAAACTACTTAGCGAATTTAATTAAGCCGCGACTGGTTGACGTTAATCCTATTGATCGCAACAGCGCGCGGATCGTAATCGAGCCACTCGAAAGAGGGTTCGGTCACACGCTCGGGAATGCGCTGAGACGGGTACTACTTTCGTCAATACCCGGCTGGGCAGTCACGGAAGTGACGATAGAAGGTGTATTGCACGAATACTCGACCATTGACGGCGTGCAAGAGGACGTTATTGATATCCTCCTAAATCTTAAAAACCTCGCTATTCGCATTCCCGGTGGGCAAGAGGCAACGCTTAGGTTAAATAAAACAGGGCCTGGAAAGGTCACGGCAGCTGACATCGAGCTTACGCATGATGCGGAAATTTTCAACCCGGAACTCGAAATCGCGAATCTGACCCATTCGGGGAAGTTAAGCATGACCCTGAAGGTTGAAAAAGGTCGCGGTTATCAACCGGTCGGCGCCCGCAGTGCGGGACAAATGGAGTCGGCTGTCGGCGTGCTTAGAATCGACGCGTCGTTCAGTCCGATTCGTCGGGTGTCCTATCTGGTGGAGAATGCACGTGTCGAGCAGCGGACGGATTTGGATAAGCTCATCCTCGAGCTCGAGACAAACGGCACGGTTGACCCGGAAGAGGCTGTTCGTCAAGCGGCAACAATCTTGAATGAGCATTTGTCGGTGTTTGTTGCTCTTAAGAGCGAAGAGACACCAAAGGTTAGCGAGGAAAAACCGCGATTCGATCCGCTTTTGCTAAGATCGGTTGATGATTTGGAATTGACCGTACGGTCAGCGAACTGCTTGAAAGCGGAAAACATATTTTACATCGGCGATCTGATTCAAAGAACAGAAGTGGATTTGTTGAAAACGCCGAACCTTGGAAAGAAGTCGCTGACCGAGATTAAAGACGTTTTAGCTACAAAAGGGTTGTCGCTCGGCATGCGACTTGAGAATTGGCCCCCGGAGGGTCTTAAACGAGAGCAACAAGACTCCTAAAAATTGTTTGGTATTACAAATGCGGCATCGTAATTCGGGTAGAAAACTAAACATCACCGGTAGTCACAGGAAAGCGGTGTTTCGGAATCTCACGGCATCGTTGATTCGTCACGAAATCATTCAGACTACGTTGCCCAAAGCGAAGGAGATCAGGCGGTTTGCTGAGCCTCTGATAACGCTGTCGAAGAATAATAGCGTGGCCGCACGCCGAATTGCATTTGCACGTATTCGGGATCGCCGAGCCGTCGTTAAACTCTTCGATGAGCTCGGGCCGCGATTCAAGGATCGCCCGGGTGGTTACTTGAGAATCTTGAAGTGCGGCTTCCGCAAGGGTGACGCCACCCCGATGGCGTACGTAGAGCTTGTCGACCGCGTGAACAGATAAGCTTCAAACGGTCGAGGTGAATGAGGTAAAAGCGGCTCTACCCAAGCGTTGCTCCATGTCTACCTCCCTCGGTACGGGGAGGTCGCTTCGACCGGGGTCGGTAGCATATTCGATGCGGGTCCTTGAACAGAAAGCGCGGTTATGCAGGTATTTCGACCTGCGTAATCGCCCCCTCATAAACGGAAACTTCGACATCAAATAAACTTTGCGCGAGAGATGTCGGGCATCCGGCCGAAACCCCTCATTATGGGGATTCTGAACGTAACTCCAGACAGTTTTTCTGACGGCGGAAAATATTGTTCACCGGACGCCGCCCTGGCGCACGCGCAAAATATGGTGTCTGAGGGTGCGGATATTATCGACATCGGGGGTGAGTCCACCCGGCCTGGCTCAGAGCCTGTTAGCGAGAGAGAACAACTCGCGCGAATCATTCCGGTCATCAAGACGCTGCGGACCCATTTACCTGCGAACGTAATGCTAAGTGTCGATACGACAAGGAGCCGAGTCGCTCAGGAGGCATTGGCCGCCGGGGCGAATATGCTAAACGACATTTCGGCTGGCAGGGATGACCCCGATATGTTT
This region includes:
- a CDS encoding DNA-directed RNA polymerase subunit alpha yields the protein MQNYLANLIKPRLVDVNPIDRNSARIVIEPLERGFGHTLGNALRRVLLSSIPGWAVTEVTIEGVLHEYSTIDGVQEDVIDILLNLKNLAIRIPGGQEATLRLNKTGPGKVTAADIELTHDAEIFNPELEIANLTHSGKLSMTLKVEKGRGYQPVGARSAGQMESAVGVLRIDASFSPIRRVSYLVENARVEQRTDLDKLILELETNGTVDPEEAVRQAATILNEHLSVFVALKSEETPKVSEEKPRFDPLLLRSVDDLELTVRSANCLKAENIFYIGDLIQRTEVDLLKTPNLGKKSLTEIKDVLATKGLSLGMRLENWPPEGLKREQQDS
- the rplQ gene encoding 50S ribosomal protein L17, which codes for MRHRNSGRKLNITGSHRKAVFRNLTASLIRHEIIQTTLPKAKEIRRFAEPLITLSKNNSVAARRIAFARIRDRRAVVKLFDELGPRFKDRPGGYLRILKCGFRKGDATPMAYVELVDRVNR
- the rpsD gene encoding 30S ribosomal protein S4 gives rise to the protein MARYLGPKCKLSRREGTDLFLKARGKSLEGKCKLDQQPGQHGQKRARMSDYAIQLREKQKLRRIYGVLERQFRNYYKTASRRKGSTGENLLSLLECRLDNVVYRMGFASTRAEARQLVSHKAIMVNDRVLNVPSYQVMPGDVISVREKAKNQMRIKDALQVLEQYGFPSWVDVDPKQMRGVFKSVPERSDLGSEINEQLVVELYSK